Proteins from a single region of Nasonia vitripennis strain AsymCx chromosome 5 unlocalized genomic scaffold, Nvit_psr_1.1 chr5_random0006, whole genome shotgun sequence:
- the LOC116417916 gene encoding uncharacterized protein LOC116417916 isoform X1 gives MADVHNSSDDSLLITSSNSSDEAIKPMRRYKLFFHKDKGGPDQVSKQTKKKYDLLCEDPSKISNVQVPANDERNKGEDCIAENPTNTNMRHSNSDMEFSEIRNNHEDDDVVQHSSNQLDIYMSSSNYIMHSNRDSNGTAYSLNDNIRMDSDCTSSVNDSCSSNSSSNISSDTENKSYCFDKIMFNYSLKRLSVRDIILICTAFCLRFNISDQALLMLVNMFKICADPEFENLNFSKHMMSKCFSLQNENVTYHYYCKVCSEQIIYSVKSNKPPKRSKHMCIKCKKEATITSASENYFLTIDLAYQIEILFSNHETFSDVIKNVTSSNNEYKGTLHK, from the exons ATGGCAGATGTCCATAATAGTAGTGACGATTCATTACTAATAACAAGCTCAAACAGTTCAGATGAAGCAATAAAACCTATGCGACGGTACAAACTATTTTTTCATAAAGATAAAGGCGGACCAGATCAAGTATCtaagcaaacaaaaaaaaaatatgacttGCTTTGTGAAG atCCCTCCAAAATTTCTAATGTGCAAGTACCTGCAAATGATGAGCGCAATAAGGGTGAAGACTGCATCGCTGAAAATCCTACAAATACAAATATGCGCCACAGCAATTCAGATATGGAATTTAGTGAAATAAGAAATAACCATGAAGATGATGATGTTGTACAGCATTCTTCCAACCAACTAGACATTTACATGAGTAGTTCGAATTATATTATGCATAGCAACAGAGACTCTAATGGCACTGCTTATTCGTTAAATGATAATATTAGAATGGACAGTGATTGTACTAGTAGTGTAAATGATTCCTGtagtagtaatagtagtaGTAACATAAGTAGCGatactgaaaataaaagttattgctttgataaaataatgtttaattATTCTTTGAAACGTTTAAGTGTACGAGACATAATTTTAATATGCACCGCTTTTTGTTTGCGATTTAATATTTCTGATCAGGCTCTTTTAATGTTAGTTAACATGTTCAAAATTTGTGCTGACCCTGAATTTGAAAATCTGAATTTCTCAAAACATATGATGTCAAAATGTTTTTCTCTTCAAAATGAGAACGTGACgtatcattattattgtaaagTCTGTTcagaacaaattatttattccgTAAAATCTAATAAACCTCCAAAAAGATCGAAGCATATGtgtataaaatgtaaaaaagaagCAACGATAACATCAGCttcagaaaattattttctaacTATTGATTTAGCTTATCAAATAGAAATTCTTTTCTCAAATCATGAGACTTTCAGTgatgttataaaaaatgttacatcTAGTAACAACGAATACAAAGGTACactacataaataa
- the LOC116417916 gene encoding uncharacterized protein LOC116417916 isoform X2 has product MTCFVKVKIIIHFQVNIYPSKISNVQVPANDERNKGEDCIAENPTNTNMRHSNSDMEFSEIRNNHEDDDVVQHSSNQLDIYMSSSNYIMHSNRDSNGTAYSLNDNIRMDSDCTSSVNDSCSSNSSSNISSDTENKSYCFDKIMFNYSLKRLSVRDIILICTAFCLRFNISDQALLMLVNMFKICADPEFENLNFSKHMMSKCFSLQNENVTYHYYCKVCSEQIIYSVKSNKPPKRSKHMCIKCKKEATITSASENYFLTIDLAYQIEILFSNHETFSDVIKNVTSSNNEYKGTLHK; this is encoded by the exons atgacttGCTTTGTGAAGGTTAAAATCATAATTCATTTTCAAGTCAACATAT atCCCTCCAAAATTTCTAATGTGCAAGTACCTGCAAATGATGAGCGCAATAAGGGTGAAGACTGCATCGCTGAAAATCCTACAAATACAAATATGCGCCACAGCAATTCAGATATGGAATTTAGTGAAATAAGAAATAACCATGAAGATGATGATGTTGTACAGCATTCTTCCAACCAACTAGACATTTACATGAGTAGTTCGAATTATATTATGCATAGCAACAGAGACTCTAATGGCACTGCTTATTCGTTAAATGATAATATTAGAATGGACAGTGATTGTACTAGTAGTGTAAATGATTCCTGtagtagtaatagtagtaGTAACATAAGTAGCGatactgaaaataaaagttattgctttgataaaataatgtttaattATTCTTTGAAACGTTTAAGTGTACGAGACATAATTTTAATATGCACCGCTTTTTGTTTGCGATTTAATATTTCTGATCAGGCTCTTTTAATGTTAGTTAACATGTTCAAAATTTGTGCTGACCCTGAATTTGAAAATCTGAATTTCTCAAAACATATGATGTCAAAATGTTTTTCTCTTCAAAATGAGAACGTGACgtatcattattattgtaaagTCTGTTcagaacaaattatttattccgTAAAATCTAATAAACCTCCAAAAAGATCGAAGCATATGtgtataaaatgtaaaaaagaagCAACGATAACATCAGCttcagaaaattattttctaacTATTGATTTAGCTTATCAAATAGAAATTCTTTTCTCAAATCATGAGACTTTCAGTgatgttataaaaaatgttacatcTAGTAACAACGAATACAAAGGTACactacataaataa
- the LOC103317173 gene encoding piggyBac transposable element-derived protein 4-like: protein MWILMGIHKLPRVRNYWSSDPFLKVDCVANIMPYTRFSKLTEMIHFNDNDSMLPRTDPNYDKLHKIRPLIDHINQTSNKSYNTSKTVSVDESMIPFSGRSSFIQYMPMKPIKRGFKVWCLADSSTGYVVKSEVYTGKARDGSKNPLGERVVLNLVSNILGVGYLVAFDNFFTSINLVEELLDKGIYSVGTVRNNRKGLPEMMKAKEKMKRGDFNYRIKKGISAIKWMDRKPVTVLTSAFNPTETVEITRKLKDRSRLPIFCPITIQAYNKIMGGVDRFDQLREVYMIGRRSKNWWHSIMYYYIDMAIVNCYILYKCYKEGECEDQLAFRIQLAKQLIGDYNGRKRFRDSK from the coding sequence ATGTGGATTTTGATGGGTATTCACAAATTGCCAAGAGTAAGAAATTATTGGAGTTCAGATCCATTTCTCAAAGTTGATTGTGTTGCAAATATTATGCCTTATACTCGATTTTCTAAGCTGACGGAAATGATACattttaatgataatgatTCTATGCTCCCAAGAACTGACCCTAACTACGACAAGCTCCATAAAATCAGACCGTTGATCGATCATATCAACCAAACAAGTAATAAGAGTTATAACACCTCAAAGACCGTTTCTGTAGATGAGTCAATGATCCCCTTCTCGGGACGGTCCTCTTTTATTCAGTACATGCCAATGAAGCCAATAAAACGAGGGTTCAAAGTCTGGTGTTTGGCTGACTCATCTACAGGTTACGTGGTCAAATCTGAGGTCTATACTGGAAAAGCAAGAGATGGGTCGAAAAATCCACTTGGAGAACGTGTAGTTCTGAACTTAGTATCGAATATTCTGGGGGTTGGATATTTGGTAGCTTTCGATAACTTTTTCACTTCCATCAACTTGGTTGAAGAGCTTCTTGATAAAGGCATCTACTCAGTTGGAACAGTTCGAAACAACAGGAAAGGGTTGCCAGAAATGATGAAAGCAAAGGAGAaaatgaaaagaggagatTTCAATTATAGAATCAAAAAAGGTATTTCTGCGATCAAATGGATGGACAGGAAACCAGTCACAGTGTTGACGTCAGCTTTCAATCCTACGGAAACTGTCGAGATCACTCGGAAACTGAAAGATAGATCTCGGCTTCCTATATTTTGTCCAATTACGATCCAGGCTTATAACAAAATAATGGGTGGTGTAGATAGGTTTGATCAATTGAGGGAAGTATATATGATAGGAAGAAGATCTAAAAACTGGTGGCATtcaataatgtattattatatagatATGGCTATAGTCAATTGTTATATTCTATACAAATGTTATAAGGAAGGTGAGTGTGAAGATCAATTAGCATTTAGAATACAGCTAGCGAAACAATTGATTGGTGATTACAACGGCAGAAAAAGATTCAGAGATTCGAAATAA